One part of the Sphingopyxis sp. TUF1 genome encodes these proteins:
- the rpiB gene encoding ribose 5-phosphate isomerase B: MRIAIASDHAAYDLKAVLADWLRDKGYEVEDLGTNGPDSVDYPDYGYRLGGAIADGRADRGVALCGSGIGISIAVNRNPAARCALVSEPLSAKLAREHNNANVIAMGARLTGIDMAKACLDAFLTTDFAGDRHARRVDKLSNPPQLETSR; encoded by the coding sequence ATGCGCATCGCCATCGCCTCCGACCATGCCGCTTACGACCTGAAAGCCGTGCTCGCCGACTGGCTGCGCGACAAAGGGTATGAGGTCGAGGATCTGGGCACCAACGGCCCCGACAGCGTCGATTATCCCGATTATGGCTATCGGCTGGGTGGCGCGATCGCCGATGGCCGCGCCGACCGCGGCGTTGCGCTGTGCGGATCAGGCATCGGCATCTCGATCGCGGTCAACCGCAACCCGGCGGCGCGCTGTGCCCTCGTGTCCGAACCCTTATCGGCGAAGCTGGCGCGCGAGCACAATAATGCGAATGTCATCGCTATGGGCGCGCGCCTGACCGGTATCGACATGGCGAAAGCCTGCCTCGATGCCTTCCTTACCACCGACTTCGCCGGCGATCGTCACGCGCGCCGCGTCGACAAACTTTCCAATCCGCCCCAACTGGAGACCAGCCGATGA
- a CDS encoding alpha/beta hydrolase: MPDVIFPGPEGRIEGRFSPPPRPRAPVALILHPHPQGGGTMNDRITQAMYKSFVARGFAVLRFNFRGVGRSQGTFDNGIGELSDAASALDWVQSIHPEAQTTWIAGFSFGAWIGMQLLMRRPEIRGFLSVAPPANMYDFSFLAPCPSSGIIVAGGQDEIVPPGAVQKLVDKLRTQKGITIHHDEIPRANHFFEHELDQLMKSLDNYLDMRLAPDSPIR; this comes from the coding sequence ATGCCCGACGTCATTTTTCCCGGCCCCGAGGGCCGCATCGAAGGGCGATTCTCGCCTCCTCCGCGGCCGCGTGCGCCGGTTGCGCTGATCCTGCACCCGCATCCGCAGGGCGGCGGCACGATGAACGACCGCATCACGCAGGCGATGTACAAGAGCTTCGTCGCGCGCGGTTTCGCGGTGCTGCGCTTCAACTTCCGCGGCGTCGGCCGCAGCCAGGGCACGTTCGACAACGGGATCGGCGAACTCTCCGATGCCGCCTCGGCGCTCGACTGGGTGCAGTCGATCCACCCCGAAGCGCAGACGACATGGATCGCAGGCTTCAGCTTCGGCGCGTGGATCGGGATGCAGCTTTTGATGCGCCGCCCCGAAATCCGCGGCTTCCTGTCGGTCGCGCCGCCGGCGAACATGTATGATTTCAGCTTCCTCGCCCCCTGCCCCTCGTCGGGAATTATCGTCGCGGGCGGGCAGGACGAGATCGTGCCGCCGGGCGCGGTGCAGAAGCTGGTCGACAAGCTGCGCACCCAAAAGGGCATCACGATCCATCACGACGAGATCCCGCGCGCGAACCACTTTTTCGAGCATGAGCTCGATCAGCTGATGAAATCGCTCGATAACTATCTGGATATGCGCCTCGCGCCCGATTCGCCGATTCGGTGA
- a CDS encoding cysteine desulfurase family protein translates to MIYLDYQATTPLAPEAREAMLRWLEGPGGGDGFANPSSTHKAGRAAAAAVEVARDQVAALLPKGGRVFFTSGATEALNWALLRGAELMPGGVAGLSIEHAASLQCLERLNATVLPVDGAGLARSPDPALIPENGIVAVMLVNNEVGTIQPVADFAAAVHAKNSLLLCDAVQGYGRVPIPDSADLIALSAHKIHGPKGIGALWIRDGIDLPPLMFGGAQEQGMRSGTVSPALCAGLGAAAALAAERFDQDVAHVERLWSLAMEMLREWTLNGDAERRYHGNLNIRRDGVNGLRLMSDARDVAFSLGSACGSGSGKVSHVLRAMGVNEADARASIRLGWGRYTSEQELRDGLNAIKAAARLQGVN, encoded by the coding sequence ATGATCTACCTTGATTACCAAGCGACGACGCCGCTCGCTCCCGAGGCGCGCGAGGCGATGCTGCGCTGGCTCGAAGGACCGGGGGGAGGGGACGGCTTTGCGAACCCGTCGAGCACGCACAAGGCGGGTCGTGCCGCCGCGGCGGCGGTCGAGGTCGCCCGCGATCAGGTTGCGGCGCTGCTGCCAAAGGGCGGGCGCGTCTTTTTCACCTCGGGCGCGACCGAGGCGCTCAACTGGGCATTGTTGCGCGGCGCGGAACTGATGCCCGGCGGCGTGGCGGGGCTTAGCATTGAACATGCGGCTTCGTTGCAATGCCTTGAACGTCTCAATGCTACGGTCCTGCCGGTCGATGGCGCGGGACTGGCCCGATCGCCTGACCCGGCTCTGATCCCTGAAAACGGCATCGTCGCCGTGATGCTCGTGAACAACGAAGTGGGGACGATCCAGCCGGTCGCCGACTTCGCCGCCGCTGTTCATGCGAAGAATAGCCTGCTGCTCTGCGATGCGGTGCAGGGCTATGGCCGCGTTCCCATCCCCGACAGCGCGGACCTCATTGCGCTGTCGGCGCACAAGATCCATGGGCCCAAGGGCATCGGCGCGTTGTGGATCAGGGACGGCATCGATCTGCCGCCGCTGATGTTCGGCGGCGCACAGGAACAGGGGATGCGGTCGGGCACCGTATCGCCCGCATTATGCGCCGGGTTGGGCGCCGCGGCGGCGCTCGCGGCCGAGCGGTTCGATCAGGATGTGGCACATGTCGAGCGGCTGTGGTCGCTGGCGATGGAGATGCTTCGCGAATGGACGCTCAACGGTGATGCGGAGCGCCGCTATCACGGCAATCTCAATATTCGCCGCGACGGCGTGAACGGCCTCCGCTTGATGTCCGACGCCCGCGACGTCGCTTTTTCGCTCGGCAGTGCGTGCGGCAGCGGGTCGGGCAAGGTCAGCCATGTGCTACGCGCGATGGGCGTGAATGAAGCTGATGCGCGCGCGTCGATTCGCCTCGGCTGGGGGCGCTATACCAGCGAACAGGAATTGCGCGATGGTTTGAACGCGATCAAAGCCGCAGCGCGGTTGCAAGGGGTCAATTGA
- a CDS encoding 2Fe-2S iron-sulfur cluster-binding protein — MMRVTFIHADGKGRIEAEAQPGDILLDVAQAHLMPLEGTCEGQMACSTCHVIVAKEDFDRLPPASEEEEDMLDLAAGVRRTSRLSCQIVLTEALDGLTVHIPAESRNMQGPR, encoded by the coding sequence TTGATGCGTGTCACCTTTATCCACGCCGACGGCAAGGGGCGCATCGAGGCGGAGGCGCAGCCCGGTGACATATTGCTCGACGTCGCGCAGGCGCATCTGATGCCGCTGGAGGGAACATGCGAGGGGCAAATGGCATGCTCGACCTGCCATGTCATCGTCGCGAAAGAAGATTTCGATCGTCTGCCGCCGGCGAGTGAGGAGGAAGAGGATATGCTCGACCTCGCCGCGGGGGTGCGGCGCACGAGCCGTCTGTCGTGCCAGATCGTGCTGACCGAGGCCTTGGACGGTCTGACGGTGCATATCCCGGCGGAGAGCCGGAACATGCAGGGGCCGCGCTGA